A window from Temnothorax longispinosus isolate EJ_2023e chromosome 1, Tlon_JGU_v1, whole genome shotgun sequence encodes these proteins:
- the LOC139817203 gene encoding uncharacterized protein — protein sequence MKRMGPFLEPTDLPRVGHHKVRRLNIVLPSGSKTIGKQTENVDNSLKNKVAKLEKQVINLTKKHVEGSKKPDHVVYGQKSLHRIPKATSSAIFGKSGCSCKSVWSCSSQICGCVKNSNKCGLSCKCDNEMCKNQARPVQTWKATGCSCKGNCSSRMCGCVKNSNSCDPSCKCDEEICKNNRLCYRDRDMYLHINIC from the exons atgaaGAGAATGGGACCGTTTCTAGAGCCTACAGATTTGCCCAG GGTGGGGCACCATAAAGTGAGACGCCTAAATATAGTTTTGCCCAG TGGTTCAAAAACCATTGGTAAGCAGACCGAAAACGTTGATAATagtcttaaaaataaagttgccAAGTTGGAGAAACAAGTAATCAATCTGACAAAAAAACACGTGGAAGGATCTAAGAAACCTGACCATGTTGTATACGGTCAGAAGTCCCTTCACCGCATTCCAAAAGCAACATCATCAGCTATATTTGGAAAGTCTGGTTGTAGCTGTAAATCTGTGTGGAGTTGCTCCTCACAGATTTGTGGTTGCGTGAAGAACAGCAACAAATGTGGTCTGTCATGTAAATGTGACAAtgaaatgtgtaaaaatcAG GCAAGGCCAGTTCAAACCTGGAAAGCCACTGGTTGTAGCTGTAAAGGGAACTGCTCCTCACGAATGTGCGGTTGCGTGAAGAATTCCAACAGCTGTGATCCGTCATGTAAATGTGAcgaagaaatatgtaaaaataacagatTGTGttatagagatagagatatgTACCTACACATTAACATATGTTAA